In Doryrhamphus excisus isolate RoL2022-K1 chromosome 7, RoL_Dexc_1.0, whole genome shotgun sequence, one genomic interval encodes:
- the LOC131131902 gene encoding up-regulator of cell proliferation-like — translation MDTMRNEGEMTTALLDVLSNLGLEKYYPNKLSLQSLLEVNKSSIYEKAVISVDEMPFHFLRKLFQINAGCRNCTRIISSHDDTDDNVDLLDLYTACNPSENTVHPLDLIVGLFLCADSFLQQEMAVKMSLCQFSVPLLLPHTDNNQCTLMLWALREIVKEWCPHDLSQSRGFVEDNIVQARMPLFSFVRLKSCSISKSQYLNQVLSRDQQNHTMFIHRDMEGGSLTRKLSNGLVEVCWFLPCGRENLDVFPEPVAFANLRGDISESLAQFTFLYEVSNAVFVFLDKVEEKEHLILKALQDAKSKLYFVVHRGDSAAENMTSVKKTLQDLDVPMSSVKIKDSRVNTAEFSKKLCETIKTSLCSIKTTMSIADMQKKAVDLGLTVDENKTLEQKKTAEEIMMGIGVRSIPHYKKQQLPLQGENWKRLSQLERKECRISDVGTDAVEHHIAQLQEEKKHIWEEQKQQKVSQGMLAFIETLSTSNRETRQFFLKWMKFRFNDHSRDKLSNLRNKFKEQCKAKDAKLIAEVDQALLDSSLGVEHYMREVGLHYEVSAHSDDTTNKLSHLPEVAAEMLLDGYPLELLDGVASNVPEKWVTAVLMELHKKVGGQSRLLVLAVLGVQSSGKSTLLNTMFGVQFSVSSGRCTRGAYMLFLKVGEDTQQELGCDFILLIDTEGLKSPELAQLEDSYEHDNQLATFVIGLSDVTIINIAMENANEMKDVLQIAVHAFLRMKEIGKKTICHFVHQNVAGVSAHSRTLTERQHLLDQLNDMTKIAADMERQPLIKKITDVLHYDVENNNWNIPGLWHGTPPMAPVNTGYSEAVSQFKKNLLESVGKQRQSPASKIPDFVEWMRSLWKSVKYENFIFSFRNTLVAHAYDNLCKEFNQWEWEMQKEILSRQTAAELEVANANNDGGLEAWTTLVRLKKEQLAEEIEAQKNKMKDKLSDYYRKRDRHVNLIEKYKADFLNCITSLSNEIQHSVNAKLEGTLERKIALRKALDIIQEYCGRIEERVLKLLSDCKDTKLSDDQLREEFDKMWTAATANVPALKEKDIQASVLTQLKRNLSNRNVNEDLQHIKDLKSFGMDTFKTRIDHVDSVMKKIKNMLKRDIQMFADNVIETSTEFVVDKTKSDGDYHDSLSRDLLQRIDESLNKGYRSHSANIRFEIDLKLHICGIAAREFLKMHQKFLCKNDPRAQLEQYKPQYLSDFLDLYKETDHCQRKANDYVQFCIKPAIEDYMNRALGVDIVDDILTSCHSVEYSSRSSFHYNIQKELLLKDDFEAFVKYISQYEMYVKDWIFEQVVQNMQDNILCELKRKKLEVVFAKILKAMKEASSMRSDDNENVLNLVCEMRKYLIQDIVVSEEAEKRTLFQIKTTCQSFAQSFTASLNTLKETLNVEFSKIEDVRETLNKLAIKPQDELFKRIFGCGHLCPFCQIPCEAGGKDHKKHHAAVHRPQGLGAYRYLSTEVLVETLCTTDVQTDRTFKVIDGKAQLWIPYKEYTKYYPDWHIPPDATIQASDYWKFVLVRYNQRFAQRYKGKPADVPEAWKKITKEQALKGLKDTFNMS, via the coding sequence CCCGCTGCTGTTGCCCCACACCGACAACAATCAATGTACCCTGATGCTATGGGCTCTGAGAGAAATTGTCAAAGAGTGGTGTCCACATGATTTGTCCCAATCAAGAGGATTTGTTGAAGACAACATTGTCCAAGCAAGAATGCCGTTGTTTTCCTTTGTGAGGTTAAAAAGCTGCAGTATATCCAAATCTCAGTATTTGAATCAGGTCCTCAGCCGTGACCAGCAGAATCACACTATGTTCATCCACAGAGACATGGAAGGAGGAAGCCTGACTCGAAAACTGTCAAATGGTTTAGTGGAAGTTTGCTGGTTTCTTCCTTGTGGAAGAGAAAATCTTGACGTGTTCCCAGAGCCAGTTGCATTTGCTAATTTGCGAGGAGACATTTCTGAGTCACTTGCACAGTTTACTTTTCTGTATGAAGTTTCCAATGCAGTCTTTGTATTCCTGGACAAAGTTGAAGAAAAGGAACATCTCATTCTGAAGGCTCTTCAAGATGCAAAATCCAAACTCTATTTTGTTGTTCATCGCGGAGACAGTGCTGCTGAGAATATGACGTCTGTCAAGAAAACACTGCAAGATTTGGATGTACCAATGAGCAGTGTCAAAATCAAGGATTCAAGGGTAAATACAGCAGAGTTTTCAAAAAAGCTTTGTGAAACCATCAAAACCTCACTCTGTTCCATAAAGACCACAATGAGTATTGCAGATATGCAAAAGAAAGCTGTTGACTTGGGTCTGACTGTGGATGAAAACAAAACTCTtgagcagaaaaaaacagctgaggaGATCATGATGGGGATTGGTGTGCGAAGTATACCACactacaaaaaacaacagcttCCTTTGCAAGGAGAGAACTGGAAGAGATTATCACAACTGGAGAGGAAGGAGTGCAGAATCAGTGATGTCGGCACTGATGCTGTTGAGCATCATATAGCTCAGCTacaagaggagaaaaagcacatttgggaagaacaaaaacagcaaaaagtgtctcAAGGAATGCTGGCTTTTATTGAGACCTTATCAACAAGCAACAGAGAGACAAGACAGTTTTTCTTGAAGTGGATGAAATTCAGGTTCAATGACCATTCTCGAGACAAACTGAGCAACCTGCGCAACAAATTCAAAGAGCAATGCAAAGCAAAGGATGCCAAACTCATTGCGGAAGTTGATCAAGCTCTGTTGGACAGCTCTTTAGGGGTAGAGCATTACATGCGAGAGGTGGGACTTCACTATGAGGTTTCTGCGCACTCAGATGATACCACAAATAAATTGTCCCATTTGCCTGAAGTAGCTGCTGAAATGCTGTTGGATGGTTATCCATTGGAACTGTTGGATGGTGTTGCTTCAAACGTCCCAGAGAAGTGGGTGACAGCCGTGTTAATGGAGCTTCACAAGAAGGTCGGGGGACAGAGCAGATTGTTAGTACTAGCCGTGTTGGGGGTTCAAAGTAGTGGAAAATCAACCCTTCTCAACACCATGTTTGGTGTTCAGTTTAGTGTCAGCAGTGGCAGATGTACAAGGGGGGCCTACATGCTCTTTCTCAAAGTTGGAGAAGATACTCAACAAGAGTTGggttgtgacttcattctgctCATTGATACAGAAGGTCTGAAATCCCCTGAGCTCGCACAACTAGAAGATAGTTATGAGCATGACAATCAGCTGGCAACTTTTGTCATTGGCTTAAGTGACGTGACCATTATAAACATTGCAATGGAGAATGCAAACGAAATGAAAGATGTCCTCCAAATCGCTGTTCATGCCTTCTTGAGAATGAAAGAAATTGGGAAAAAGACTATTTGTCATTTTGTGCACCAAAATGTTGCTGGAGTTTCAGCTCATAGCAGAACCCTGACAGAGAGACAACATCTCTTGGACCAACTCAATGACATGACAAAGATTGCAGCCGACATGGAAAGACAacctttgattaaaaaaatcacagatgTGTTGCACTATGACGTGGAAAACAACAACTGGAACATCCCAGGACTTTGGCATGGAACTCCTCCAATGGCACCAGTAAACACTGGTTACAGTGAAGCCGTATCACAGTTCAAGAAAAATCTTCTGGAGTCTGTAGGAAAACAAAGGCAATCCCCAGCCTCAAAGATCCCAGACTTTGTAGAATGGATGAGAAGTCTGTGGAAATCAGTGAAATATGAGAACTTCATCTTCAGTTTCAGGAACACTCTTGTGGCCCACGCTTATGACAACCTGTGCAAAGAGTTCAACCAGTGGGAATGGGAGATGCAAAAAGAAATCCTCTCCAGACAGACAGCAGCAGAGTTAGAAGTTGCAAATGCCAACAACGACGGTGGATTGGAAGCATGGACCACCTTGGTCAGGCTCAAAAAAGAACAACTAGCTGAAGAAATagaagcacaaaaaaacaaaatgaaagacAAACTCTCCGATTATTACAGAAAGAGAGACAGACATGTAAACCTGATAGAGAAATACAAAGCAGACTTTCTCAATTGCATCACAAGCCTGTCAAATGAGATTCAACATTCAGTCAATGCTAAATTGGAAGGAACCCTCGAGCGAAAGATAGCTTTGAGAAAGGCACTGGACATAATACAGGAGTACTGTGGCAGGATTGAAGAGAGAGTCTTGAAGCTTCTGAGCGACTGCAAAGACACCAAACTGTCTGATGACCAACTTCGAGAGGAGTTTGACAAAATGTGGACTGCTGCTACTGCCAATGTACCTGCACTGAAAGAAAAAGATATACAGGCATCCGTTCTCACCCAGCTGAAGAGGAATCTATCAAACCGGAATGTTAACGAGGACTTACAGCACATCAAAGACCTGAAAAGCTTTGGAATGGACACATTTAAGACCCGAATTGACCATGTTGACTCTGTCATGAAGAAGattaaaaatatgttgaaaAGAGACATACAGATGTTTGCAGACAACGTCATTGAGACATCAACAGAGTTTGTTGTTGATAAAACCAAGTCAGATGGTGATTACCATGATTCTTTGTCAAGGGATCTGTTGCAAAGGATTGATGAATCACTAAATAAAGGTTATAGGTCTCATAGCGCAAACATAAGATTTGAGATTGACCTCAAACTTCATATTTGTGGAATTGCTGCCAGAGAGTTCCTCAAAATGCACCAAAAATTCTTGTGCAAAAATGACCCCCGAGCACAGTTGGAACAATACAAGCCCCAATACTTGTCTGACTTTCTGGATTTGTACAAAGAGACAGATCACTGCCAACGCAAAGCAAATGATTATGTCCAGTTTTGTATCAAGCCCGCCATTGAGGACTACATGAACAGAGCTTTGGGAGTTGACATTGTAGATGACATCTTGACAAGTTGCCATTCAGTAGAGTACAGTTCACGCTCCAGTTTCCACTACAACATTCAGAAAGAGTTACTGCTGAAAGATGACTTTGAGGCATTTGTCAAGTACATCTCTCAGTACGAAATGTATGTTAAGGACTGGATATTTGAGCAGGTTGTTCAAAACATGCAAGACAACATTTTGTGTGAATTAAAGCGAAAGAAGCTGGAAGTTGTATTTGCCAAAATATTGAAGGCAATGAAGGAGGCCTCAAGTATGCGATCAGATGACAATGAAAATGTTCTAAATCTTGTCTGTGAAATGCGCAAATATCTGATTCAGGACATTGTAGTATCAGAGGAGGCTGAAAAACGCACCTTGTTTCAGATCAAAACCACATGCCAGTCATTCGCACAAAGCTTTACTGCATCCTTGAACACATTAAAGGAAACTCTCAATGTGGAATTCTCCAAAATTGAAGACGTACGTGAAACCCTCaataaacttgcaataaaacCACAGGATGAGCTCTTCAAGAGGATATTTGGATGCGGACACCTTTGCCCATTTTGTCAAATTCCTTGTGAGGCTGGAGGCAAAGACCACAAGAAACATCATGCTGCTGTGCATCGGCCACAGGGGCTTGGAGCATACAGATACCTTTCAACTGAAGTACTGGTTGAAACTCTATGTACAACTGATGTGCAGACTGACCGTACATTTAAAGTAATTGATGGGAAAGCTCAGCTGTGGATTCCATACAAAGAATACACAAAATACTATCCTGACTGGCACATTCCTCCTGATGCCACAATACAAGCTTCTGATTACTGGAAGTTTGTACTTGTACGCTACAATCAGAGATTTGCTCAAAGGTACAAAGGCAAGCCAGCTGATGTTCCAGAGGCCTGGAAGAAAATCACAAAGGAGCAAGCCCTGAAGGGTCTGAAAGACACTTTCAACATGAGTTAA